Proteins from a single region of Puntigrus tetrazona isolate hp1 chromosome 2, ASM1883169v1, whole genome shotgun sequence:
- the ptmab gene encoding prothymosin alpha-B yields the protein MADTKVDSATEISAKDLKEKKLLEEKENGKDATNGKENEENGEPEIDDEEDDEVDEEDEEEGEGDEDEDEDDDDEELGGAAKRTAEDDDEDDVDPKKQKTDD from the exons atggcTGACACAAAGGTCGACTCCGCGACAGAAATCTCCGCAAAG GACCTGAAGGAGAAGAAGCTCCTTGAGGAAAAGGAAAATGGAAAAGATGCTACTAACGGAAAG GAGAATGAAGAAAATGGAGAGCCTGAAATtgatgatgaagaggatgatgaggtggatgaggaagatgaagaggaaggAGAAG GGGATGAAGATGAGGACGAGGACGACGATGATGAAGAGCTAGGTGGAGCAGCAAAACGGACtgctgaagatgatgatgag gACGATGTTGACCCCAAGAAACAGAAGACAGATGATTAA